The Breoghania sp. L-A4 sequence GAGAAACCGACCCAGGCGAACAGGCCCTTCATGAAGCGGTTGCGCTCCGGCAGGCTTTTCAACGCCTCGACAACCGCGCGGTCCATCAGGCGGAAGTCGCCGGCGTTGGCGGGCATGTCGATGTTCGCGAGCCGGTTGAAAAGCCGGTAGAAGGCCTGCGACGAGCGCCGCTTGAGCACGCTGTCGCTCGACCGGTTCACCCGCAGCCCGTAGACCACGTCGTGACCGGCGCGCCAATGCTCGATCATCGGGCCGATCAGCTCCGGCGGGTCCTGAAGATCAGCATCGATGACGACGACCATGTCGCCGTCCGCATGATCGAGCCCGGCGGTGAGCGCCGCCTCCTTGCCGAAATTGCGCGAAAGGCCGATGAGCGTGCCCGGCACGCCTTCGGAAAGCCTGCGGGCGATGATCTCCGCGGTGGAATCCCGGCTGCCGTCGTCGACGAAGACATAGGCGTGCGAGAAGTCGGACCCGGCGGATCGCGCCTCGCCCAGCGCGCGCTGCATCGCCTCGAGAAACACGTCGACGACGGCTTCCTCGTTGTACATCGGCACGATGATGGACAGCCGCGGCCGCGCCGGGCGGCTTGCCGCGCGGCGCTGCGTGTAGGGATTGCTGTCGTGCTGCATCACCTTCGATCCTGCCGCCGTCTCGTTCGGCTTCTGCCTAACCCGGATTTCGGCAAATGTCACATGCCAACACGGGCCGCGCTCGCCCGGACCCGCACATGAAAACGGCGGGCCTGAGCCCGCCGTGTCCGTCTGTGCGCAGTGCCGTGGATTCCGAAATCAGACCAGGGCGCCGTGGCAGTGCTTGAACTTCTTGCCGGACCCGCAAGGACATGCCTCGTTGCGGCCGACCTTGCCCCAGCTTGACGGGTCGTTCGGGTCACGCGCCTGACGTCCCTGCGAGATGGCGGCATCCGCCAGCGCCATCTCATCCTCACCCGTCAGCGGGTCGATGTGATGGGCGTGCATCTCGGGCATGGGCGCCTCGCGGGGCGGCTGCTCCTGCACCAGCTCCACGCGCATCAGCTGCGCGGTGACAATCTGGCGCAAGTTCGACAGCATGGCCTCGAACAGGGTGAAGGCCTCGGTCTTGTACTCCTGCAGCGGATCGCGCTGGGCATAGCCGCGGAAGCCGATCACCGAGCGCAAATGATCCAGCGTCGCCAGATGCTCGCGCCACAAGTGATCCAGTGTCTGCAGCAGGACCGCCTTTTCGACCCGGCGCATGAGGTCCGGACCGTAGTTGGCGACCTTGGCGGCCATCACCGCGTCAGCGGCGTTCTTCATGCGCTGGCGCACTTCCTCGTCCGCAATACCTTCCTCGGCCGCCCATTCCTTGATGGGCAGATCGAGGTTCAGTGCACTGCGCGTCTCTTCCACAAGTCCATCCGTATCCCACTGTTCGGGATAGGCTTTTTCCGGGATATGGCGGGCGACGAGATCATCGATGACATCGTGGCGCATGTCGGCGACCGTGTCGGCGATGGCGTCGCCGTCCATCAATTCAAGACGTTGCTCGAACACCACCTTGCGCTGGTCGTTCATCACGTCGTCGAACTTCAGCACGTTCTTGCGCTGGTCGAAGTTGCGCGCCTCGACCTTCTGCTGCGCCTTCTCCAGAGCCTTGTTGATCCAGGGATGGATGATCGCCTCGCCTTCCTGAAGGCCGAGCTTCTGCAGCATGCCGTCCATGCGCTCGGAGCCGAAGATCCGCATTAGGTCGTCCTGCAGCGACAGGAAGAACTTGGTGTGGCCGGGATCGCCCTGACGGCCGGAACGGCCGCGCAACTGGTTGTCGATGCGGCGGCTTTCGTGCCGCTCCGTGGCCACCACATAGAGGCCGCCGGCTGCCAGCGCCGTCTGTTTCAACGCTTCGATCTCGGCGCGGATCACGGCTTCCCTGGCCGCGCGCTCCTCACCCTCTTCCATGTCCGCCAACTCGCGTTCGATACGCAGCTCGGCATTGCCGCCAAGCTGAATATCGGTACCGCGGCCAGCCATGTTGGTGGCGATCGTCACGGCGCCGGGAATGCCCGCCTGCGAGATGATCGCGGCTTCCTGCTCGTGATAGCGCGCGTTCAGAACCGCGAAGATCTTTTCCTTCGCCGTGCCCTGGTCACCGTCATACAGCGGCTGGAACGCCGCCGGGTCGGTCACGTCAATCTGCCGGTAGCCATGTTTCTTCAGGAGCTCGGCGATCAGCTCCGATTTCTCGATCGACGTCGTGCCGACCAGAATGGGCTGTCCGCGCGACTTGCATTCGTCGACCAGCATCAGGATGGCGTTATATTTCTCCTGCGCCGTGCGATACACCTCGTCGTCGTCGTCGATCCGCTTGATCGGCAGATTCGTGGGGATCTCGATCACTTCGAGTCCGTAGATGTCGAGGAACTCGTCCGCCTCTGTCAGCGCCGTGCCGGTCATGCCCGCGAGCTTTTCGTACATGCGGAAGTAGTTCTGGAAGGTGATCGAGGCGAGCGTCTGGTTTTCCGGCTGAATGGTGGCCTTTTCCTTGGCCTCCAGCGCCTGATGCAGGCCTTCGGAGAAGCGGCGGCCCGGCATCATGCGACCGGTGAATTCGTCGATGATCACCACTTCGCCACCGCGCACGATGTAGTCCTTGTCGCGCTGGAACAGCCGGTGCGCCTTCAGCGCCTGCTGCAGGTGATGCACGACCGTGACGTTTTCGATGTCGTAGAGCGACTCGCCCTTCAACAGGTCCGCCTCGGCGAGCAGCCTCTCGAGCTTCTCGTTGCCCGCTTCGGTGAAATGGGCGGAGCGCTGCTTCTCGTCGACTTCATAATCCTCTTCCGAGAGGCGCGGAATGAAGGTGTCGATCGTGTTGTAGAAATCCGTGCGGTCCTCGAGCGGACCGGAGATGATCAGCGGGGTGCGCGCCTCATCGATGAGAATGCTGTCCACCTCATCGACGATCGAGAAATGGTGGCCGCGCTGCACCATCATGGACCGCTCATGCGCCATGTTGTCGCGCAGATAGTCGAAACCAAACTCGTTGTTGGTGCCATAGGTCACGTCGGCGGCGTAGGCGGCGCGGCGCTGGTCTTCCTGCAGACCGTGAATAATGACGCCCGTGGTCAGCCCCAGGAAACGATAGATCCGGCCCATCCAGTCGGCATCACGGCTGGCCAGATAGTCGTTGACGGTGACCACATGCACGCCCTTGCCCGTCAGCGCGTTGAGGTAGACCGGAAGCGTGGCGACCAGCGTCTTGCCCTCGCCGGTCTTCATCTCGGAAATCTTGCCCTCGTTCAACACCATGCCGCCGATCAGCTGCACGTCGTAGGGGCGCTGGCCGAGCACCCGTTTGGCGGCCTCGCGCACCGTCGCGAAGGCGGGCACGAGAATGTCGTCGAGCGAGGCCCTTGGGACAGCTGCGCGCGAAACACGTCGGTGCGCGCACGCAGCGCGTCGTCGGAAAGCGCCTGCAGCTCTGGCTCGAGGGCGTTGATGGCCTCGACAGTGGACGTATAGGTCTTGATCTTGCGATCGTTGGCGGAACCGAAGATTTTACGGGCGAGAGCGCCGAGGCCGACCATGATGGTCCTTCCTTTGGGAAACCGGACCGCTTCGCGAAATGCGGCACGGCTTGAGAGACGAGCAGATATGACAGGCAGCGGCGCGCGCGGAAAACGATTGTCCTTTAACACGCACCGCCCATATAAAGACCAATCCCCACCGCGGGCCGGGACGCTCGACAGATAAGAGCGCCCTGAAAGCTTGTCAACGCCGCCGGTTTCGGCAAGTGTGCCCCGGCACGCCGGGCATGACGATTTCTCGCCCGGCCAGAGGGAAACGTCCGCCGGGCCCTGCACACGGTCACGTCGCTGGAGGCGAGCGACGACCGAGGCGCAAGGTCCCGCCATCAGGCTGCTCAACGGGGCCCGCACAACGGCCCGTGAGACAAAGGCCCAGACACAAGGATATCACATGTTTCGCACCGTCCTGACCGCAGCCGCGCGTCCGCTCGCCATCACAGGTCTGCTGGCCACGCTCGTTGCGATGCCCGCACACGCCGAGCAGGATGACGAAGTCGTCGCGCGCGTCAACGGCACCGAAATCACCCAGACCGACCTCGCATTGGTCGGCGTCGACTACGCCAAGGACCTGATGCAGGTGCCGGAAGCCATGCGCCCCAAGGTTCTGACCGACGTGATGGTCGACATGCATGTGCTTGCCGACGCCGCGCGTAAGGCGGGCCTCGACGAGGATCCCGAATTCAAGAAGCATATTGCCTATCTCGAAACCCGCGCCCTGCGCGACGCGTTTTTCCGCAAGAACGTGGCGCTGGAGACCACCGACGAAGAACTCAAGGCGTCCTACGACGCCAAGTTCGCCGACTTCGAGGGCCCGGACGAGCGCCACGCGCGCCACATTCTGGTGAAGACGGAAGAAGAAGCGAAGGCCGTGATCGCCGAACTCGACGCGGGCAAGGACTTCGCCGAACTGGCGAAGGAGAAGTCGACCGGCCCGAGCGGTCCCAGCGGCGGCGATCTGGGATTCTTCACCAAGGGCCGCATGGTTCCGGCATTCGAGGATGCGGCCTTTTCGCTCGAGATCGGCGCCTACACGAAAACCCCCGTCGAGACCCAGTTCGGTTGGCACGTGATCAAGGCTGAGGAAGACCGCAAGCAGCCCGCGCCCGCCTTCGAGGCGGTCAAGAACAACTTGCGCGAGGACCTTCTTCGCACACGTTTCCAGGAAGTGATGGCCAAGCTGAAGGCCGAGGCGACGATCGAGATTGTCAAGGTGCCGGGCTCCGATCAGGACGCACCGGACGCTCCCGAAACCTCGGCACAATAAGCAACCTCGGCACAATAAGCCTCAAAGTCGCGCCCCCCCCGCGCGAACCGGATCTTGCGAGCGCCGGCCGTCATGACGACGGCCGGCGCTTTTATTGAGGAGCCCAGCTTCCGCAAAGATGCCGGGCCGCCTTTCGAAAAAGATCGATGTCGTCCGCCAGCGCATCGACGAGAAGATGGCTCCAGGCGAAGGAGGCGATCAGATCGGCCGCCAGCAGCGGATCGACATCGTCCCGGACCTCCCCGCGCGCCCGCGCGCGCTCGATAATGCGGCTTGTGTGGACGAGCCGATCGGCACGGTAGGCCTTCACCGCCTCCGCGGCCGCGGTATCCGTCTGCGCTTCCGCCAGGATTGACTTGAAAGTGTTGCCCGCCGGGGTTTCCCGCCACAGCCGGAACAGGCTGCGCAGGAACAGAAAGACATCTTCTTCCAGCGACCCGCTGTCCGGATCGAAGACATCCCCTTTCTGGCGATGATAGACCTCCAGCAGCAGCGCGGCCTTGCTGGGCCACCAGCGATAGATGGTCGGCTTGCCGGCGCGCGCGCGCCGGGCGACAGCCTCGATCGAAAAGCCGGCATAGCCGGCTTCGCACAAGATCGCCTCCGCGGCGTCGCGAATGGCATCCGCGCTCGCGGGATTGCGGCGCGCGCCGATCGACTTGCGCGGTTGTCCGGCATCTTCGGTCATCGTCTCCCCCTTGATTCCCGGTTTTCCCGGCGCTTTTCTCCGCTCAGGCGTCTTTCGGCCGTATCCGTGCTGCCGCGTCTCCCGGTGTTTTCCACCTGGATCGACGCGGCCTTCGGCACAGTAGCATCGCTCTTGACAGAACGGAACGGATCGTTCTATTCAACGGAACGAGCCGTTCCGTATTATACTGAAATCGCTTCCCAGGCAGGATCTCCGAATGTCCAAACCAGCAGCCAGTTCCTTCTCCCGTCCCCGCTTCGCCCTTCTCGTCGCCCTCGGCGTCTATCCGGTCGTCACCGCACTGCTCTATCTCGTCTTCCCGCTCACCAATGGCTGGGCGTTGTGGCAGCGCACCCTCGTGCTGGTGCCGGTCATCGTGATCGTGATGATCTGGGCGATCATCCCGCTCATTCATCGCCGGTTCGGGGCCTTCCTCCACCGCAGCGGACGCGGCCTTCCCGGATAGCCGGACAGGTCGCCGGGCGGCGGCGGATGCCCGGAATGGGCTTGCGCGTGCCGCAGGCATCGGGCAAGGCTTTGCCATCGTCCCCGACGCCACAACCCGCAAATCCTGTCCGAGGCCCCCATGTCGACCGCCATTTCGCCGCTTGCCCCGCAATCCTATCCGTCCATGCCGGACGTGCCGGGCGTGCGCTTCGCCACCGCCGAGGCCGGGATCAAATACAAGGGCCGCACCGATGTGCTGTTGATGCTGCTGGACCCTGAGACCAGCGTCGCCGGCGTGTTCACGAAATCCCGCTGCCCTTCCGCGCCGGTCGACTGGTGCCGAGCGAACCTCGCAGACGGAGCCGCGCGGGCCCTGCTGGTCAATTCCGGCAATGCCAACGCCTTCACCGGCAAGAAGGGTCAGGCGGCGGTGGAGCTTTCAGCCGACATCGTCGCCAGGGCCATCGGCTGTGCGCCTTCGGAAATCTATCTTGCCTCGACAGGCGTCATCGGCGAGCCGCTGGCCGCGGAAAAATTCGCGGCCGTCGCCGATGATCTGGCGCAGCGCGCCACGGCGGGTCCCTGGATCGAGGCCGCCAGGGCCATCATGACCACCGACACCTTTCCCAAGGTCGCCACCCGCACCATCGATCTGGGCGGCGTGGACGTGACGCTGAACGGCATCGCCAAGGGCGCCGGCATGATCGCGCCCGACATGGCCACCATGCTGTCGTTCCTGTTCACCGACGCGCCGATCGCATCCCCCGTGCTGCAGTCGCTGCTGTCGCAGAACGTCGGCGGCTCCTTCAACGCCATCACCATCGACAGCGACACATCGACGTCCGACACAGTCCTGCTGTTCGCCACGGGCAAGGCTGCTGAGCGCGGCGCGCCGATGATCACCGACGCCGCCGACCCGCGCCTGGAGACGTTCCGCACGGCCCTGGCCGATCTGATGCGGGAACTGGCGCACTGGATCGTCAAGGACGGCGAGGGCGCGCGCAAGTTCGTCGAGGTGAGCATCCATGGCGCGGAAAGCGATGCCTCGGCCAAGCGCATCGCCCTGTCCATCGCCAACTCGCCGCTGGTCAAGACGGCGATCGCCGGCGAGGACGCCAATTGGGGCCGCGTCGTCATGGCCGTGGGCAAGGCCGGCGAACCGGCGGACCGCGACCGCCTCGCCATCTGGTTCGGTGATGTGCGGGTGGCCGTCGAGGGCGAACGCGATCCCGACTATTCCGAAGCCGCCGCCTCCGCGGTGATGAAACGGCAGGAAATCCCGCTGCGCGTGGACCTTGGCCTCGGCGACGGTTCGGCCACCGTCTGGACCTGCGACCTCACCAAGGAATATGTGGCGATCAATGGCGACTACAGAAGCTGAGGCGCCCTGTGTCGACCGGCCGGATGACCTCTCGCTGATCCAGACCCTGGAGTGGCCGATCTCAGGGCCTTCCCCGCGCTCGACAAAACGATCAGCGAGGGATGGGTCGCGCGGCTGTCGCCCTGCAACCCCGTCACCGCGTCGCTGCAGGTCGCCGGACACAACCGGAGCGCACAGGCGCCATACGCGGGACTGGGCTTTTCCAAAGCCTGTCGCTATCACTATCGGCGCCCGCCAGCCGCGGGCCGCGGAGTGGTGCGCCACGACCCACCAATTCCTCGTTATCGTTAACCGGCCGTTCGGGCCGCGTCTCACTACGGAACACTGCGCCCATGTCACGGATGCTTCTCGTCGTCGCCTGCGCCCTTGTCGATGTCGACGGCCGGGTTCTTATCGCGCAGCGGCCGGCTGGAAAATCCATGGCCGGATTGTGGGAATTCCCCGGTGGAAAGGTCGAAACAGGCGAACGTCCGGAGGAGACTCTGATCCGGGAACTCGCCGAGGAACTTGGAATTGAGGTTAAGAAAGAGTGCCTTGCGCCGCTGACCTTCGCCAGCCACGCTTATGATGATTTTCACTTGCTCATGCCACTTTACATATGTCGGCGATGGTCGGGTACGACCCGCGGCGTGGAAGGGCAATCCCTCAAATGGGTACGTCCGGTGCGCCTGCGGGACTATCCGATGCCGCCGGCGGATGAACCGCTCATCCCGCACCTGATCGATCTTCTGTGAGGAGATCGCGCGGGACGGTCTGAGCAGCATGGGTGGGTGCAATGGCGCTTCGGACCGGAAAAACCAACAAGACAGCCTTCGGTCACCTGGCCGCGACCTTCCTGCGCGACGAGCGTGGCTCGACCGCCATCGAATATGGCCTGATTGCCGCGATCCTTACGATCGCGCTGATCGGCTCGCTGATCACGTTGAGGGAAAGCGTGACCGAATCGCTTTACAACCCGACCATTTCCAACGCCTTCGTCAGTTCCCAGCCGGCCGAATAGGCACCCTCGCGCGACTTTCGCGCGCGCTTCGAACTCATAACATTTCCAACCGCCTGACTCTGTCTCCGATGCGCTTTCCGGCGCACCGCCGCCTGTCGCGCGCGCCGCGAAGCATGCGGCGCGGACGCCGGCTTGGGCATGATCTTTGCCGTTTGACCAAAAGATGCATTGCGAAGCCGCTGGACCCGGCTAAGTTTGCGATGCAGCAATTTGGCGCGTTCAGTGCGCAGCACGGAGCATTCCCATGAGCCAGGCCGTGGCCTCAGAAACCGTTTCGAACGCAT is a genomic window containing:
- a CDS encoding (deoxy)nucleoside triphosphate pyrophosphohydrolase, with product MSRMLLVVACALVDVDGRVLIAQRPAGKSMAGLWEFPGGKVETGERPEETLIRELAEELGIEVKKECLAPLTFASHAYDDFHLLMPLYICRRWSGTTRGVEGQSLKWVRPVRLRDYPMPPADEPLIPHLIDLL
- a CDS encoding TetR/AcrR family transcriptional regulator, giving the protein MTEDAGQPRKSIGARRNPASADAIRDAAEAILCEAGYAGFSIEAVARRARAGKPTIYRWWPSKAALLLEVYHRQKGDVFDPDSGSLEEDVFLFLRSLFRLWRETPAGNTFKSILAEAQTDTAAAEAVKAYRADRLVHTSRIIERARARGEVRDDVDPLLAADLIASFAWSHLLVDALADDIDLFRKAARHLCGSWAPQ
- a CDS encoding peptidylprolyl isomerase, which produces MFRTVLTAAARPLAITGLLATLVAMPAHAEQDDEVVARVNGTEITQTDLALVGVDYAKDLMQVPEAMRPKVLTDVMVDMHVLADAARKAGLDEDPEFKKHIAYLETRALRDAFFRKNVALETTDEELKASYDAKFADFEGPDERHARHILVKTEEEAKAVIAELDAGKDFAELAKEKSTGPSGPSGGDLGFFTKGRMVPAFEDAAFSLEIGAYTKTPVETQFGWHVIKAEEDRKQPAPAFEAVKNNLREDLLRTRFQEVMAKLKAEATIEIVKVPGSDQDAPDAPETSAQ
- the argJ gene encoding bifunctional glutamate N-acetyltransferase/amino-acid acetyltransferase ArgJ, with the translated sequence MSTAISPLAPQSYPSMPDVPGVRFATAEAGIKYKGRTDVLLMLLDPETSVAGVFTKSRCPSAPVDWCRANLADGAARALLVNSGNANAFTGKKGQAAVELSADIVARAIGCAPSEIYLASTGVIGEPLAAEKFAAVADDLAQRATAGPWIEAARAIMTTDTFPKVATRTIDLGGVDVTLNGIAKGAGMIAPDMATMLSFLFTDAPIASPVLQSLLSQNVGGSFNAITIDSDTSTSDTVLLFATGKAAERGAPMITDAADPRLETFRTALADLMRELAHWIVKDGEGARKFVEVSIHGAESDASAKRIALSIANSPLVKTAIAGEDANWGRVVMAVGKAGEPADRDRLAIWFGDVRVAVEGERDPDYSEAAASAVMKRQEIPLRVDLGLGDGSATVWTCDLTKEYVAINGDYRS
- a CDS encoding Flp family type IVb pilin, whose product is MALRTGKTNKTAFGHLAATFLRDERGSTAIEYGLIAAILTIALIGSLITLRESVTESLYNPTISNAFVSSQPAE
- a CDS encoding glycosyltransferase family 2 protein, which encodes MQHDSNPYTQRRAASRPARPRLSIIVPMYNEEAVVDVFLEAMQRALGEARSAGSDFSHAYVFVDDGSRDSTAEIIARRLSEGVPGTLIGLSRNFGKEAALTAGLDHADGDMVVVIDADLQDPPELIGPMIEHWRAGHDVVYGLRVNRSSDSVLKRRSSQAFYRLFNRLANIDMPANAGDFRLMDRAVVEALKSLPERNRFMKGLFAWVGFSAVAVPYTRPERAAGTSKWNYWKLWNFALDGLIGFTSIPLRMWFYCGALIAALSFAYALYLVIRVLLYGVDMPGYASLMTAVLFFSGIQLLSVGIIGEYVARLFTETKCRPIYVVADVIGGAAADGEGDAKAGDQDANPPAQAS